One genomic segment of Vibrio fluvialis includes these proteins:
- a CDS encoding sensor histidine kinase, translating into MKSNTISTQAWVWRSMVKTGIIPLILVESVLIAVYLLSNHFISADNMSYINRQVNTELERSSKRETEIIGEKLKNIASLTALYSHETERAFASPVSEIDTEKANIQLSDNGVLYSLRDEGGAASYYSGLTKNKQMEKVYQLATLDPLMKQIKENNDLVAAVYFNSWDSYNRIYPWFSTLEQYPPDMNIPDYNFYYLATYPHNPQKKVVWTDVYIDPAGQGWMASSIAPVYFRGFLEGVVGLDITVSAIVESIQNLAVPWNGYAVLASNTGNIMALPPQGERDFGVKELTDHHYQQAISEEVFKPEQFNLHKRPDTAVLSQQLSHQEHGITQMTLGGENKLVAWATIPETKWQLLMIVDESKMFAESRLLETKYQNIGYVLILGLIGFYSLFLIFIWLSSKKMSQAIAQPLAQIQDMVHKVSIGDFNVSHGGYRLKELDETANSVMLMGDKLDKLTGALKDAKLQAENANLAKSQFISNVSHEIRTPMNSILGMSHLLMSSSLTDEQRNHLITIDKSGKHLLSLINDILDMSKIDAGKVEIEQIPFDIKSVVYDVHDIFDYKAKKHGVKLHVDMNGTLPPLVGDPLRIKQIMLNFVSNAIKFSEQGEVTMRLRGEASSESVMALHFSVQDNGIGLSEEEQLKVFDNFQQADSSTTRKYGGTGLGLAICKRIAHLMGGEVGVESRPGEGSTFWLALELSIDTTQSVTLTQREEAQDSHDMLVEPSQESCEELDFSVLEFKLQHLYELLEENDLEAEYYYTQHKSCFDKANSALSSQLEICVSAYDFEGALLVAKEFREFLLERIKETT; encoded by the coding sequence ATGAAATCAAACACGATCAGTACACAAGCCTGGGTATGGCGTTCTATGGTCAAGACCGGGATCATTCCGCTGATTCTGGTGGAGTCGGTGCTTATAGCTGTCTATCTGTTGAGTAACCATTTCATCAGTGCCGACAACATGAGCTACATCAATCGGCAGGTCAATACCGAGCTGGAGAGGTCTTCAAAGCGAGAGACTGAAATCATCGGTGAAAAGCTGAAAAACATCGCCAGCCTGACGGCGTTATACAGCCACGAAACTGAGCGCGCTTTTGCATCTCCTGTCAGCGAAATCGACACTGAAAAAGCCAATATTCAACTCAGCGACAATGGGGTGCTGTATTCATTGCGCGATGAGGGTGGGGCCGCGTCGTATTATTCCGGTTTGACGAAAAACAAACAGATGGAAAAGGTCTATCAACTGGCGACCTTGGATCCGCTGATGAAACAGATTAAAGAGAACAACGATCTGGTGGCGGCGGTTTATTTCAACAGCTGGGACTCATACAACCGCATTTATCCTTGGTTCTCGACGTTAGAGCAGTATCCGCCGGACATGAATATTCCGGATTACAACTTCTACTATCTGGCGACCTACCCACACAACCCGCAGAAAAAAGTGGTGTGGACGGATGTTTATATTGATCCCGCAGGTCAGGGTTGGATGGCGTCGTCGATCGCACCTGTTTATTTCCGCGGCTTTCTTGAAGGTGTGGTAGGTCTGGATATTACTGTCAGCGCCATTGTTGAGAGTATTCAGAATCTGGCGGTGCCGTGGAATGGCTACGCAGTATTGGCGAGCAACACCGGGAATATCATGGCACTGCCGCCACAAGGCGAGCGGGACTTCGGTGTTAAAGAATTAACCGATCACCACTATCAGCAAGCGATTTCGGAAGAAGTGTTCAAGCCGGAGCAGTTTAACCTTCACAAACGTCCGGATACGGCGGTACTCAGCCAGCAACTCAGTCATCAGGAGCACGGGATTACCCAAATGACGCTGGGCGGAGAGAACAAGTTGGTTGCCTGGGCCACGATTCCCGAAACCAAGTGGCAATTGCTGATGATCGTTGATGAAAGCAAGATGTTTGCGGAATCTCGCCTGCTGGAAACCAAGTACCAGAATATCGGTTATGTGCTGATTCTGGGGTTGATTGGCTTCTATTCGCTGTTCCTGATCTTCATCTGGCTGTCGTCGAAGAAGATGAGTCAGGCTATCGCTCAGCCATTGGCACAGATTCAGGATATGGTGCACAAGGTCAGTATCGGTGACTTCAATGTGTCTCACGGTGGCTATAGGCTGAAAGAGCTGGATGAAACCGCCAACTCGGTCATGCTGATGGGGGACAAACTCGATAAGTTGACGGGCGCGTTGAAAGACGCCAAGTTGCAGGCGGAAAATGCTAACTTGGCGAAAAGTCAGTTTATCTCCAATGTCAGTCATGAAATTCGCACGCCGATGAACTCCATTCTGGGCATGTCGCATCTGCTGATGAGTTCCAGCCTCACCGACGAGCAGCGTAACCATCTGATCACGATTGATAAATCAGGCAAACACCTGTTGTCACTGATCAACGATATTCTCGACATGTCGAAAATTGATGCGGGTAAAGTAGAGATTGAGCAAATCCCGTTTGATATCAAATCGGTAGTTTACGATGTGCATGACATTTTCGATTACAAAGCGAAAAAACATGGCGTAAAACTGCATGTGGATATGAACGGAACACTGCCGCCGCTGGTGGGGGATCCACTCAGGATCAAACAGATCATGCTTAACTTTGTCAGCAATGCGATTAAGTTCTCCGAACAGGGCGAGGTGACCATGCGCTTGCGAGGTGAAGCAAGTTCGGAATCGGTCATGGCGCTCCACTTCAGTGTACAAGACAACGGAATTGGCCTGAGCGAGGAAGAGCAACTCAAAGTGTTTGATAACTTCCAGCAAGCGGATTCTTCGACAACGCGCAAGTATGGAGGGACAGGGCTTGGTCTGGCAATTTGCAAACGTATAGCACACCTGATGGGGGGAGAAGTCGGTGTGGAAAGTCGTCCGGGCGAAGGCAGCACCTTCTGGCTGGCGTTAGAGCTGAGTATCGATACCACGCAGAGTGTTACGCTCACCCAACGTGAAGAAGCACAGGACTCGCACGATATGTTGGTCGAGCCGAGTCAGGAGAGTTGCGAAGAACTGGATTTTTCCGTGCTGGAGTTCAAGTTACAGCATTTGTATGAACTGCTCGAAGAGAATGATCTCGAAGCAGAGTATTACTATACCCAACATAAGTCCTGTTTTGATAAGGCTAACTCTGCGCTCAGTTCACAACTAGAAATCTGTGTTTCTGCCTATGACTTTGAAGGCGCATTGCTGGTAGCGAAAGAATTTCGCGAGTTTCTGCTTGAGCGGATAAAAGAGACCACATGA
- a CDS encoding response regulator → MFDVSSSKPTLLVIDDIPENLTLMYQLLKEDYKVKGANSGLRGISIAEAASPDLILLDIMMPEMDGFEVCERLKSNPATAHIPVIFLTAKSEKFDECRGLQLGAVDYITKPINPDIVKARVNAHVSLKLAKDLLHGEKQALEKEVERRTLELVRQREELHAIQDVAFYAMVSLAETRDNETGNHIRRTQTYIKLLAENLRKNPRYALQLDDRTIDLLYKSAPLHDIGKIGISDTILLKEGKLTEEEFEIMKTHTTIGYEAIQKAEVVTGKSIEFLRYAKEIAYSHHEHWDGRGYPRGLSGTDIPLAARLMAVADVYDALISKRVYKPAFTHQDAVQLVLDGKGTHFDPDIVDVFVDIADELYEVALRYAN, encoded by the coding sequence ATGTTTGATGTGTCGTCATCCAAACCGACGCTGTTAGTAATCGATGATATCCCAGAGAATCTGACGCTGATGTATCAGTTACTCAAAGAGGATTACAAGGTCAAAGGGGCGAACAGTGGTTTACGCGGTATCAGTATTGCGGAAGCGGCAAGCCCGGATCTGATTCTGCTCGATATTATGATGCCTGAAATGGATGGGTTCGAGGTGTGTGAGCGTCTGAAATCGAACCCGGCGACTGCGCATATTCCGGTGATTTTCCTCACCGCCAAATCTGAAAAATTCGATGAGTGTCGAGGCTTGCAACTGGGCGCGGTAGATTACATCACCAAACCAATCAACCCCGATATAGTGAAAGCTCGCGTTAATGCGCATGTTTCGCTCAAATTGGCTAAAGATCTGCTTCACGGTGAAAAGCAGGCGCTGGAGAAAGAAGTCGAACGTCGCACGCTTGAGCTGGTGCGCCAGCGTGAAGAGCTGCATGCGATTCAGGACGTTGCGTTCTACGCTATGGTGTCGCTGGCCGAGACCCGCGACAATGAAACTGGTAACCATATTCGCCGCACACAAACATACATCAAACTGCTCGCCGAGAATCTGCGCAAAAATCCGCGCTATGCGTTGCAACTCGACGATCGCACCATCGATTTACTCTACAAATCGGCCCCTTTACACGACATCGGTAAAATTGGTATTTCCGACACTATCTTGCTTAAAGAGGGCAAGTTGACGGAAGAAGAGTTTGAAATCATGAAAACTCACACCACGATTGGTTATGAAGCGATCCAGAAAGCCGAAGTCGTCACCGGAAAATCGATTGAGTTTCTGCGCTACGCCAAGGAAATAGCCTATTCGCATCATGAACACTGGGATGGCCGGGGTTATCCGCGCGGCTTGTCCGGCACCGATATTCCTCTGGCGGCACGTCTGATGGCGGTTGCCGATGTGTATGACGCGCTGATCAGCAAACGTGTCTATAAACCTGCTTTCACCCATCAGGATGCGGTGCAGTTGGTCTTGGATGGTAAAGGAACACATTTTGATCCGGATATTGTCGATGTTTTTGTCGACATTGCCGATGAGCTATATGAAGTCGCGCTTCGTTACGCGAATTAA
- a CDS encoding 2Fe-2S iron-sulfur cluster-binding protein encodes MAAEEADAIVPSKLIEVAFTNSDKSVHIAQGETVHAAAARAGLTIPKACSMGICGTCKVNKVSGNVEMLHNGGITDEDVAEGYILSCCSITTENVIVEYRASGH; translated from the coding sequence ATGGCCGCTGAAGAAGCGGATGCCATTGTGCCGAGCAAATTGATTGAAGTGGCGTTTACCAACAGCGACAAATCGGTACATATTGCACAGGGCGAAACGGTGCACGCTGCCGCGGCCAGAGCGGGGTTGACCATTCCTAAAGCGTGTAGCATGGGGATTTGTGGTACTTGCAAAGTCAATAAAGTCAGCGGCAACGTGGAGATGCTGCACAACGGCGGCATTACTGATGAAGACGTGGCGGAGGGGTATATCCTTTCCTGCTGTAGTATTACAACCGAAAACGTGATTGTTGAATACCGAGCTAGCGGCCATTGA
- a CDS encoding formate dehydrogenase accessory sulfurtransferase FdhD, giving the protein MLEKTATTTTQSAKSEGVGHVYRQRFDCEMGLILEHDPLAIEEPLQISVQWQDTATQILHTQEWSMTMRTPGDDVHLIRGLLLSQQIVDSLDQILNIEIADEEACNADNHWLVTLNHQQAMRIQGQERRYVSQSSCGICGLTSIKALALHREIRVDSETDWLTSDTVMHLPAMLASRQPLFAETGAVHGAGYFAGGEFIAAEEDVGRHNAVDKLIGRVVSEQRWHPQGVLILSGRVSFELMQKAAIAHIPVVVAVGAPSKLAVDMARQFDITLIGFTKRQQFNIYHGRSRLQSVRK; this is encoded by the coding sequence ATGTTAGAAAAAACCGCCACTACGACCACTCAGAGTGCTAAATCTGAGGGGGTGGGTCACGTTTATCGTCAGCGTTTCGATTGCGAAATGGGGCTGATTCTTGAGCACGATCCTCTCGCCATCGAAGAACCATTGCAGATCAGTGTGCAATGGCAAGACACTGCGACTCAAATTCTGCATACGCAAGAATGGAGCATGACGATGCGCACGCCCGGAGATGATGTGCATTTGATTCGAGGCTTGTTGTTGTCACAACAAATCGTGGATTCACTGGATCAGATACTCAACATCGAAATTGCCGATGAGGAAGCGTGTAATGCCGACAACCATTGGCTCGTCACGCTGAATCATCAACAAGCCATGCGCATTCAAGGTCAGGAACGCCGTTATGTGAGTCAGTCCAGCTGCGGAATTTGCGGACTAACCTCGATTAAGGCATTGGCGCTGCATCGGGAAATTCGCGTAGATAGTGAAACGGATTGGCTAACTTCAGACACAGTGATGCACCTGCCGGCTATGCTTGCTTCGCGTCAGCCTCTGTTTGCTGAAACCGGGGCTGTGCATGGCGCAGGTTACTTTGCGGGCGGAGAGTTTATTGCGGCGGAGGAAGATGTGGGGCGCCACAACGCCGTCGATAAGTTGATTGGGAGAGTGGTCAGTGAACAACGCTGGCATCCACAAGGGGTATTGATCCTCAGCGGGCGTGTCAGCTTTGAACTTATGCAAAAGGCGGCGATCGCGCATATTCCGGTGGTCGTTGCTGTTGGCGCACCATCAAAACTGGCGGTTGATATGGCGCGCCAGTTTGACATTACGCTTATCGGTTTTACCAAACGTCAGCAGTTTAATATTTACCACGGTCGTTCGCGTTTGCAGTCAGTGAGAAAGTGA
- a CDS encoding SLC13 family permease — protein MMNKLSAKPVIVVSAMMLAAVLAVYPFAGQSANFSQSAAVVLITLVFWSTGLFPPFLTGLLFFALATVFHLIEPSALFAGFGSTAVWLIISGFVIGSAISVSGLGKRLASFIAPHLTSSYPRLIGGLVFTSALLGFVMPSSVGRAVVLIPIGMALADAVGFAKGSNGRLGIATSLAIACNMPSFAVLPANIPNMILAGASETLFDIHFGYTEYLLLHFPVLGIVKSILLVWLVVRIFPAQIDPSFLLTAAQTEEFPSNYAMQKKVSVLLAITLLFWMTDTIHGVNPAWVGLVTAILLLLPKWGVVEPKAFNSSVDFGTVVFVASALGLGALVNGSGLGAEMGQMFSHMLPSDPNTPFLSYMALSMISTLTGLVATIPGVPTVLTPMAADFANATGFSIPAVLMTQVIGFSTVIFPYQVGPLIVAMQLSQEPLSKLVKVTLPLAAVTIIVLMPLDYLWWNLLGWIQ, from the coding sequence ATGATGAATAAATTAAGTGCCAAACCGGTTATTGTTGTTTCCGCGATGATGCTCGCAGCCGTATTGGCGGTGTATCCGTTTGCCGGGCAATCGGCCAACTTTTCGCAAAGCGCCGCGGTGGTGTTGATTACTCTCGTGTTCTGGAGCACGGGATTGTTTCCGCCATTTCTGACCGGGCTGCTGTTTTTTGCTCTGGCTACGGTGTTTCATCTGATTGAGCCATCTGCGTTATTTGCCGGATTCGGCTCAACGGCGGTATGGCTGATTATTTCTGGTTTTGTAATTGGGTCAGCGATATCCGTCTCTGGGCTCGGCAAGCGTCTGGCATCATTCATTGCGCCACATTTGACGAGCAGTTACCCGCGCTTAATCGGTGGTTTGGTATTCACTTCCGCCTTGCTGGGGTTTGTGATGCCCTCGTCGGTCGGCCGCGCGGTGGTGTTGATTCCGATCGGCATGGCACTGGCCGATGCGGTTGGGTTTGCCAAAGGCAGCAATGGGCGATTGGGGATCGCGACGTCTCTGGCTATCGCCTGTAACATGCCGAGTTTTGCGGTGCTGCCAGCCAATATTCCCAACATGATTCTTGCTGGGGCCAGTGAAACACTGTTCGATATTCATTTTGGTTACACTGAATATTTGTTGCTGCATTTTCCTGTGCTTGGGATTGTGAAGTCTATTTTGTTGGTTTGGTTGGTGGTGCGAATTTTCCCTGCGCAGATTGATCCATCTTTTCTGCTGACAGCGGCGCAGACGGAGGAATTCCCCTCAAATTATGCGATGCAAAAGAAAGTCTCAGTTCTTCTCGCGATCACGTTGTTGTTCTGGATGACAGACACGATTCATGGCGTGAACCCGGCTTGGGTTGGGCTGGTCACTGCCATTTTATTACTACTGCCAAAATGGGGCGTGGTAGAACCAAAGGCGTTCAATAGCTCGGTAGACTTTGGCACCGTAGTATTTGTTGCATCCGCACTTGGCCTTGGTGCGCTGGTCAATGGTTCCGGCTTGGGGGCAGAGATGGGGCAGATGTTCAGCCATATGTTGCCTTCTGATCCAAATACGCCGTTTCTCAGCTATATGGCGCTGTCGATGATTTCAACCTTAACCGGATTAGTCGCAACGATTCCTGGTGTACCGACGGTGTTGACCCCAATGGCCGCTGATTTCGCTAATGCGACAGGCTTTTCAATACCTGCGGTACTGATGACTCAGGTGATCGGCTTCTCGACGGTAATCTTCCCTTATCAGGTTGGGCCATTAATTGTCGCTATGCAGCTTTCTCAAGAACCTTTATCTAAACTGGTGAAAGTGACACTTCCGCTCGCTGCGGTCACCATTATTGTACTGATGCCACTGGATTACCTGTGGTGGAATCTGTTGGGTTGGATCCAATAA
- a CDS encoding diguanylate cyclase — protein sequence MLSLCVGIPQALAQSRLVLNDQSATVIPLSGKAEYLSDTSAQLAIQDVLKLSHKFKTTMHTQEMNFGYTDSAIWLKLDLSSEFKTSQNWVLEFQYAYLDDVRFYIVSDQGIETFYSGRDVPVNQWPLASRKPAFPVSFQPGEHATIYIRGASHAALAMSVNLMTQQAHAKSDTRTLVVLSLYYGMLIALGSYNLLLFIGLRQRIFLLYASFVFTFALAASSMNGIGPLLLWPDVTHASDRVVPTGYSIAATLALMFARRFLNLATFAPRWDKFVLAAIGVWGVCVVATWFTEIPLAFKIMSIQAVLTTVSLLSVGIAAVRLKIPAARIFVLAWALLLVGTSLLAIRNAGLLPSNFFTVYSMQIGSAVEMLLLSFALVAKFNDLKRQKEKAQADLVNTLIEQEKVLETRVAARTAELEQAKSQLEVHVTVDPLTGILNRRGLNKYFEKLKLQTRHEDDAAVVVLIDLDEFKPVNDLYGHEAGDMLLQTLALRMKKQLSDTAGLGRLGGDEFVVLLAGQTVTSIAELEALGETLLAVISEPVAIKPGVLVNVRASIGVSLCQVESHTLSTALRAADAAMYDIKHNGKNGVVVVSESDFPESVTM from the coding sequence ATGCTGTCTCTTTGTGTGGGGATACCGCAGGCTCTTGCGCAGTCCAGACTGGTACTGAATGACCAAAGTGCCACAGTGATTCCTCTGAGTGGCAAAGCCGAATACCTGAGCGATACGTCGGCTCAGCTAGCCATTCAAGATGTACTCAAGTTAAGTCATAAGTTCAAAACCACAATGCATACGCAGGAAATGAACTTTGGTTATACCGACAGTGCGATTTGGCTCAAGTTGGATTTGTCATCCGAATTTAAAACCAGTCAAAACTGGGTGTTAGAGTTTCAATACGCTTACCTGGATGATGTGCGCTTTTATATTGTTTCCGACCAAGGGATTGAAACCTTCTATTCCGGACGGGATGTGCCAGTCAACCAATGGCCACTTGCCAGTCGTAAACCCGCATTTCCCGTTTCTTTCCAACCGGGAGAGCACGCCACTATCTATATTCGCGGAGCGAGTCATGCCGCTTTGGCGATGAGCGTGAACCTGATGACGCAGCAGGCGCATGCCAAGTCTGATACCCGCACACTGGTGGTGCTGTCTTTGTATTACGGCATGTTGATCGCGCTGGGTAGCTATAACTTGCTGCTGTTTATCGGTTTGCGACAACGTATTTTCCTGCTGTACGCCAGTTTTGTGTTCACCTTCGCTCTCGCTGCTTCCAGCATGAATGGTATTGGTCCGTTGCTGCTATGGCCGGACGTGACACATGCGTCAGATCGTGTGGTGCCAACTGGCTATAGCATTGCGGCAACTCTTGCATTAATGTTTGCCCGCCGTTTCCTCAATCTCGCGACTTTCGCGCCGCGCTGGGATAAGTTTGTACTTGCGGCGATTGGTGTCTGGGGCGTTTGTGTCGTGGCGACCTGGTTTACCGAGATTCCTCTGGCGTTCAAAATTATGTCGATTCAGGCGGTCCTGACCACGGTGAGTTTACTGTCGGTGGGGATCGCAGCGGTGCGGCTGAAGATCCCGGCCGCCAGAATATTTGTATTGGCTTGGGCTTTGTTGCTGGTGGGCACGTCGCTACTGGCAATCCGTAATGCCGGGTTACTGCCATCAAATTTCTTTACCGTATACAGCATGCAAATTGGTTCGGCAGTTGAGATGTTGCTGCTCTCTTTCGCGTTGGTGGCAAAATTTAACGATCTCAAGCGTCAGAAAGAGAAAGCACAGGCCGATTTGGTCAACACTTTGATCGAACAAGAAAAAGTACTGGAAACCCGCGTTGCCGCACGTACGGCGGAACTTGAGCAGGCGAAGAGTCAATTGGAAGTGCACGTGACGGTAGACCCTCTGACCGGTATTCTCAATCGCCGTGGCCTCAATAAATATTTCGAGAAACTCAAATTGCAAACTCGTCATGAAGATGACGCCGCAGTTGTGGTTCTAATCGACCTTGATGAATTTAAACCCGTCAACGATCTTTACGGCCATGAAGCGGGAGATATGTTGCTGCAAACACTGGCGCTGAGAATGAAAAAACAACTCAGTGATACTGCAGGTTTAGGTCGCTTGGGTGGGGATGAATTTGTTGTTCTTCTGGCCGGCCAAACGGTGACTTCTATCGCCGAGCTTGAAGCTCTTGGGGAGACGTTATTGGCCGTAATCTCGGAACCTGTCGCCATCAAACCTGGTGTGTTGGTGAATGTACGGGCAAGTATCGGTGTTTCATTATGTCAGGTTGAGAGTCACACACTGTCGACGGCTCTGCGAGCTGCCGATGCAGCGATGTACGACATCAAGCATAATGGGAAAAACGGCGTGGTGGTGGTATCGGAAAGCGACTTTCCTGAATCCGTTACGATGTGA
- a CDS encoding cupin domain-containing protein, with translation MNLFETIPAELLNEQFTDLLRHHHVRIERILSKGHTSPESGWYDQDEHEWVLVLQGCGTVEFDNGESTTLNVGDYLNIPAHTRHKVCYTSPDQVTLWLAVFYQD, from the coding sequence ATGAATCTGTTTGAGACCATACCCGCTGAGTTGCTTAACGAGCAGTTTACTGACTTGCTACGCCATCACCATGTGCGTATAGAACGTATCTTGTCAAAAGGTCACACATCCCCGGAAAGCGGTTGGTACGATCAGGACGAACATGAATGGGTGTTGGTACTGCAGGGCTGTGGTACGGTCGAGTTTGACAATGGTGAGTCAACAACACTGAATGTGGGAGATTACCTCAATATTCCGGCACACACTCGACATAAAGTATGCTACACATCGCCCGATCAGGTCACACTCTGGCTGGCGGTATTTTATCAGGACTAG
- a CDS encoding FdhF/YdeP family oxidoreductase — MSIKEYTGSAGGWGALKSTAHHLFKSNNVAKNISNLLRTNQDHGFDCPGCAWGEKHVPGRFRFCENGAKAVNWEATARRVGGEFFQQYSVSWLNKQSDYFLEYQGRLAEPVRYNAETDHYEPINWDDAFALIARHLNQLDNPNQAEFYTSGRASNEAAFLYQLFARRFGTNNFPDCSNMCHEATSVALSRTIGIGKGTVTIDDFEEADAIFLFGQNPGTNHPRMLETLASAYKRGARVVAFNNLKERGLERFTNPQNPFEMLSNGSTPTTSDYFMPKLGGDMAAVRGLVKILLGRHEEAQARGESVFDLAFIEQHTEGLDAYLELVRVTPWEHIEQQSGLSQAELTQAADIYQNANRVIVTWAMGVTQHKHSVATIQELVNLQLLFGQVGKDGAGLCPVRGHSNVQGDRTVGINEKPPAALLENIEKALGFIPPKEHGHNVVNALQAMSRGESKVFIGLGGNLVAAAPDTELVAKAMRNCELTVNIATKLNRSHVNPGKDSLILPCLGRTDVDMQASGPQKVTVEDSFSMVHASSGRVDMTGEQMRSEPAIIAGMAKATLGENNPVNWQSMADNYDNIRDLIEKIIPGFTNFNHRIEGPGGFYLGNSARDLNWKTASGKAQISCNALPQSIIPVETEQMTKKPVFVLQTMRSHDQYNTTVYGFDDRYRGVFGERNVIFMNAKDIDKQGLQAGDLVDIETLWTDDVKRQIIGFKIVAFDIPKGNVAVYFPEANALIPLGSKGDLSDTPTSKSIAVVITPTQVAPLLVKAQ; from the coding sequence ATGAGTATTAAAGAATATACCGGGTCAGCGGGTGGCTGGGGCGCACTGAAAAGCACCGCGCATCATCTGTTCAAAAGTAATAACGTTGCCAAAAACATTTCAAACCTATTGAGAACCAACCAGGATCACGGTTTTGACTGTCCGGGCTGTGCCTGGGGTGAAAAACATGTCCCGGGACGCTTCCGTTTCTGCGAAAACGGCGCAAAAGCGGTGAACTGGGAAGCGACAGCCCGTCGCGTTGGTGGTGAGTTTTTCCAACAGTATTCGGTCAGTTGGCTGAACAAGCAAAGCGACTATTTTCTCGAATACCAGGGCCGTTTAGCCGAGCCCGTACGCTACAACGCAGAGACGGACCATTACGAGCCGATCAACTGGGATGACGCCTTTGCACTGATTGCCAGACACCTGAACCAACTGGACAATCCGAATCAGGCCGAATTTTACACCTCCGGCCGAGCCAGTAACGAAGCGGCATTTCTCTATCAGTTGTTTGCCCGCCGTTTTGGCACCAATAACTTTCCAGATTGCTCCAACATGTGTCACGAAGCCACCAGTGTTGCGTTATCACGCACAATCGGGATTGGTAAAGGCACCGTGACGATTGACGATTTTGAAGAAGCTGATGCGATTTTCCTGTTTGGTCAGAACCCGGGCACCAACCACCCACGTATGCTGGAAACCTTGGCGTCGGCTTACAAACGTGGCGCGCGCGTGGTGGCGTTCAACAACCTGAAAGAGCGTGGATTGGAACGCTTTACCAACCCGCAGAACCCATTTGAAATGCTCAGCAATGGTTCAACGCCAACAACCAGTGACTATTTCATGCCCAAACTTGGTGGTGACATGGCGGCGGTGCGTGGTCTGGTCAAAATTTTGCTGGGTCGTCACGAAGAAGCTCAAGCGCGCGGCGAATCAGTGTTTGATTTGGCGTTTATCGAACAACACACCGAAGGACTGGATGCGTATCTGGAGTTAGTGCGTGTAACGCCTTGGGAACACATCGAACAACAATCGGGCCTCAGCCAGGCTGAACTGACGCAAGCAGCGGATATTTATCAAAACGCCAATCGCGTTATCGTCACTTGGGCGATGGGCGTGACACAGCATAAACACTCGGTAGCAACGATTCAGGAACTGGTGAACTTACAGCTACTGTTTGGTCAGGTGGGTAAAGACGGTGCCGGCTTGTGTCCGGTACGTGGTCACTCCAACGTGCAGGGTGACCGCACGGTGGGCATCAATGAAAAACCGCCAGCCGCGCTGCTGGAAAATATTGAAAAAGCACTTGGCTTTATTCCTCCAAAAGAACACGGACACAACGTCGTCAATGCACTGCAGGCAATGAGTCGCGGTGAAAGCAAAGTGTTTATCGGCCTGGGTGGCAACTTGGTTGCTGCCGCGCCGGATACTGAGCTGGTGGCTAAAGCGATGCGCAATTGCGAGCTCACCGTAAACATCGCAACCAAGCTAAACCGCAGTCATGTGAATCCGGGTAAAGATTCGCTGATCCTCCCGTGTTTGGGTCGTACTGATGTCGATATGCAAGCGTCGGGACCACAGAAAGTGACTGTGGAAGATTCATTTTCCATGGTGCACGCATCATCAGGCCGCGTCGACATGACCGGTGAACAGATGCGCTCGGAACCAGCCATCATTGCCGGCATGGCAAAAGCAACACTGGGCGAAAACAACCCGGTTAACTGGCAGTCGATGGCAGATAACTACGACAACATTCGCGATTTGATTGAAAAGATCATTCCGGGATTCACAAACTTTAACCACCGAATTGAAGGTCCGGGAGGCTTTTACTTAGGTAACTCAGCGCGTGATTTGAACTGGAAAACGGCGAGCGGCAAAGCACAAATCAGCTGCAACGCACTGCCTCAGTCAATCATTCCGGTAGAAACGGAGCAGATGACCAAAAAGCCAGTATTTGTGCTGCAAACCATGCGTTCTCACGACCAGTACAACACCACGGTTTACGGTTTTGATGATCGCTATCGCGGCGTATTTGGTGAACGAAACGTGATTTTCATGAACGCCAAAGATATTGATAAACAAGGTCTGCAAGCGGGCGATCTAGTGGACATCGAAACATTGTGGACTGATGATGTGAAGCGTCAGATAATCGGATTTAAAATCGTGGCGTTTGACATTCCTAAAGGCAACGTCGCCGTGTATTTCCCGGAAGCCAACGCGTTGATTCCACTGGGCAGTAAAGGGGATTTGAGCGATACGCCAACGTCGAAGTCGATTGCGGTGGTCATCACCCCGACACAAGTCGCGCCGTTACTTGTAAAAGCCCAATAG